In Mangrovivirga cuniculi, the following proteins share a genomic window:
- a CDS encoding VOC family protein, whose translation MSDKFKIPNGARIGHVHLKVSDLRRSLDFYCDLLGFELITTYGDEAAFISAGGYHHHIGLNVWYSKDQKPAANHHPGLFHTAILMPERRDLAIILDRLLQAKYPLTGFADHGVSEAIYLNDPDKNGVEIYWDKPKNEWPVDPDGKLTMYTRPLDTDALLKAYDLK comes from the coding sequence ATGTCTGATAAATTCAAAATTCCAAATGGAGCCAGAATAGGGCATGTACATTTAAAGGTATCTGACTTAAGAAGATCTTTGGATTTTTATTGTGACCTGCTTGGATTTGAATTAATAACAACTTACGGCGATGAGGCAGCTTTTATATCTGCAGGAGGTTATCATCATCACATAGGATTAAATGTCTGGTATAGTAAAGATCAGAAACCAGCTGCAAATCATCATCCTGGTTTGTTTCACACTGCTATATTAATGCCTGAGAGGAGAGACCTGGCTATCATTCTGGATAGATTGCTTCAAGCTAAATATCCCTTGACCGGTTTTGCTGATCATGGTGTATCAGAGGCAATTTACCTTAATGACCCGGATAAAAATGGGGTGGAAATTTACTGGGATAAACCTAAAAATGAATGGCCGGTTGATCCTGATGGGAAATTAACAATGTATACCAGGCCTTTGGATACTGATGCACTTCTAAAAGCTTACGATCTTAAATAA
- a CDS encoding alpha-L-rhamnosidase-related protein has translation MRKIYCLLTIIILVACENKEQDINNSVILYSNDKFTLYKDKIVQGENVARVIYDSIIQSNYKSPASENFSRKINFKFSINQKDNESAPGEDHIIVVRDEHESPVITFGERYVDQSEVPKSGLPTNYKYTFRVDLSPIFNSFEENGYYETYNGSRIAEDDFKGVYIAGNAEPLSWDFVNLENKGLRLNQSVENHIYEITVTLNPYDESTVSNKKWKLTENISQKPIYKSDQPIVDALYNLSLEEAILNIEPDSTLRTGAKWGGVWTRDVSYSIFLAFAYHEPEIAKISLRKKVKRGRIIQDTGSGGAWPVSSDRTTWALAAWEIYKVTGEKEWLKESYEIIKNTLEDDRKTLYNSNTGLYKGESSFLDWREQTYPKWMDNRDIFYSENLGTNAVHYEAHVILSEMAKELGENHEKFSEIAKKIKEGIDKYLWMNEKGYHSQYLYGRPYLNQSPRFEALGSALSVIFDVASKEQQKTLISRSPLTPYGVTCIYPQIPGIPPYHNNGIWPFVQSYWNLAAAKAGNEKVLNHGLASLYRAGGLFLTNYENFVAETGDYKGTEINSHRMLWSMAGNIAMVHRVLIGISFETDGIHFNPVVPKNYGGDKSLTNFKYRNAILNISVKGYGNEIDQIFIDGKESENNFLPPDITGSHSIEIVLKNNSFDQEGINLQSNHFSLPTPIVQLVNSELQWQKIEGAKEYLIFKNGILYDRSVKNSFPLQKNDGKIYKVSALDSAGYQSFTSEPFYNISKDNIIVVELEDYINSSNKNLSNYSGKGFIEISKSKNKDIKFKFKIEEESWYLIDFRYSNGTGPWNTDNNCAIRSFYLDDTYKGVLVMPQRGTDEWSDWGYSNVFKTYLSPGEYTAEIKFKDWNTNMDGEINTAMIDHMRVINLKEKQ, from the coding sequence ATGCGGAAAATTTATTGCCTTTTAACAATTATAATTTTAGTGGCCTGTGAAAATAAAGAACAGGATATAAATAATAGCGTTATTCTTTATAGTAACGACAAATTTACCCTATATAAAGATAAAATAGTTCAGGGAGAAAATGTTGCCCGAGTTATCTATGATTCAATTATACAGTCAAATTATAAAAGCCCTGCCTCAGAAAATTTTTCCAGAAAAATAAATTTTAAGTTTAGCATTAATCAAAAGGATAACGAATCTGCTCCTGGAGAAGATCATATAATCGTTGTTAGAGATGAACATGAATCTCCTGTTATTACTTTTGGAGAACGATACGTCGATCAATCAGAAGTTCCGAAAAGCGGATTACCTACAAATTATAAATACACATTTAGGGTTGATCTTTCACCTATTTTTAATTCTTTCGAAGAAAATGGGTATTACGAAACTTATAATGGATCAAGGATTGCAGAGGACGATTTTAAGGGAGTCTATATTGCGGGAAATGCCGAACCGTTATCCTGGGACTTTGTGAATCTGGAAAACAAAGGGTTGAGGTTAAATCAATCAGTGGAGAACCATATTTATGAAATAACAGTAACCCTTAATCCTTATGATGAATCTACAGTAAGTAATAAAAAATGGAAGCTGACCGAAAACATATCCCAAAAACCGATTTATAAATCTGATCAACCCATCGTTGATGCTTTATACAATCTTTCACTGGAAGAAGCTATTCTAAATATTGAGCCTGACAGTACCCTTAGGACAGGAGCTAAATGGGGAGGGGTCTGGACCAGGGATGTCAGTTATTCCATATTCTTAGCTTTTGCATACCATGAACCGGAAATAGCTAAAATCAGCCTTAGGAAAAAGGTTAAACGAGGTAGAATCATACAGGATACCGGCTCCGGTGGGGCATGGCCCGTATCATCTGACCGTACAACATGGGCTCTTGCAGCCTGGGAGATATATAAAGTAACGGGTGAGAAAGAGTGGTTAAAAGAATCTTATGAGATAATAAAAAATACACTCGAGGATGATCGAAAAACACTATATAATTCAAATACAGGATTATATAAAGGTGAATCCTCATTCCTTGACTGGAGAGAACAAACCTATCCAAAATGGATGGATAACAGGGATATATTTTATTCTGAAAACCTGGGAACAAATGCAGTGCATTATGAGGCACACGTGATATTAAGTGAAATGGCAAAAGAACTCGGAGAAAATCATGAGAAATTCTCTGAGATAGCTAAAAAAATTAAGGAGGGAATTGACAAATATTTATGGATGAACGAAAAAGGGTATCATTCACAATATTTGTATGGAAGGCCCTACCTCAATCAATCACCGAGATTTGAAGCTCTCGGATCAGCACTGTCCGTAATTTTTGATGTGGCAAGTAAAGAGCAACAAAAAACATTGATTTCCAGGTCACCTCTAACTCCTTATGGAGTTACTTGTATTTACCCTCAAATACCCGGTATTCCACCTTATCATAACAACGGGATCTGGCCATTTGTGCAATCGTACTGGAATCTGGCGGCAGCAAAAGCAGGGAATGAAAAAGTACTTAACCATGGCCTTGCTTCATTATACAGAGCTGGTGGATTATTCCTTACCAATTATGAGAATTTTGTAGCAGAGACCGGAGATTACAAAGGAACTGAAATTAATTCTCACAGAATGCTCTGGAGTATGGCAGGTAATATTGCCATGGTTCACAGAGTCTTAATTGGAATTAGTTTTGAAACTGATGGAATTCACTTTAATCCGGTTGTTCCAAAAAACTATGGTGGTGATAAATCACTTACAAATTTTAAGTACCGGAATGCTATTCTAAATATTTCAGTAAAAGGTTATGGTAATGAGATAGATCAGATATTTATCGATGGTAAAGAGTCCGAGAATAATTTCCTTCCTCCTGATATAACCGGAAGTCACTCCATTGAAATTGTTCTTAAAAATAACTCGTTTGATCAGGAGGGAATTAATTTACAGTCAAATCATTTTTCATTACCTACGCCAATAGTTCAACTTGTTAATAGCGAATTACAATGGCAAAAAATTGAAGGCGCAAAAGAATACCTGATCTTTAAAAATGGTATTTTATACGACCGATCGGTTAAGAATTCTTTTCCATTGCAAAAAAATGACGGTAAAATATATAAAGTAAGTGCATTAGATTCCGCTGGTTATCAATCTTTTACTTCCGAACCGTTTTATAATATTTCTAAAGACAATATAATTGTTGTGGAGCTGGAAGATTATATAAATTCTTCTAATAAAAACCTCAGTAATTATTCAGGGAAGGGATTTATTGAGATATCAAAATCTAAAAATAAGGACATAAAATTTAAATTTAAGATAGAGGAAGAAAGTTGGTATCTGATAGATTTCCGGTATTCAAATGGTACCGGCCCCTGGAATACAGATAATAATTGTGCGATTCGTAGTTTTTACCTTGATGACACCTACAAAGGTGTTTTAGTAATGCCTCAAAGAGGAACAGACGAATGGTCTGACTGGGGATATTCAAATGTTTTCAAAACCTATTTGTCTCCTGGAGAATATACTGCAGAAATAAAATTTAAAGATTGGAACACAAACATGGATGGAGAAATAAATACAGCCATGATTGATCATATGAGAGTGATTAATTTAAAAGAGAAACAGTAA
- a CDS encoding DUF7793 family protein yields MSENNNKTIAPKKTQSVLDYRENSKIKFTLHHNGVFETDCFPDTTMTYEDGLESTRITSEMLNNIPKPLLCNLSNVIRMSKECRKHFAGEDHAQTFTKCALIVTNPISRIIGNFFLGLNKPLKPTRIFLDRDKALEWLK; encoded by the coding sequence ATGAGCGAAAATAATAACAAAACAATAGCTCCAAAAAAAACACAAAGTGTCCTAGACTACAGGGAAAATTCGAAAATAAAATTTACTCTGCATCACAACGGGGTTTTTGAAACTGACTGTTTTCCAGATACAACAATGACCTATGAAGACGGATTAGAGTCCACTAGAATTACTTCAGAAATGCTTAATAATATTCCCAAACCATTATTATGCAATCTGTCCAATGTTATAAGAATGTCTAAAGAATGCAGAAAACATTTTGCAGGCGAAGATCATGCACAAACCTTTACTAAATGTGCTTTGATAGTTACTAATCCGATTAGCAGAATAATTGGTAATTTTTTCCTGGGTTTGAATAAACCATTAAAACCCACCAGGATTTTCCTCGATAGAGATAAAGCGTTAGAGTGGTTGAAATAA
- a CDS encoding sensor histidine kinase gives MVSYENNDRSNQKHLLLIEGVNSVNMTKDERLSQILEMIEWIAALDLDHKLPVSNNNDRFDAISLGLNMLSEELKDNVVEKEQLDKTNKKLEQFAYSTAHDLKSPLNSLSGLVFLLANTVSEENNDARDLIVKIASTVDKMKNLVHGILEYSVVADPTEMKSEINLEEIVNEIIETDRYEDDITVRVDHFDNKIEFNRTILLRVLRNLISNAVKYCDKPTCEIDIKVEEKDNKAVISVMDNGPGIPFEEKDKIFELFHKYDPDGKHESQGIGLATVKNLLESTGEDIWVESEQGKGSNFYFTIGVNNDRINELK, from the coding sequence ATGGTATCTTATGAAAATAATGATAGAAGTAATCAGAAACATCTATTGTTAATTGAAGGTGTGAATAGTGTTAATATGACTAAAGATGAAAGACTTTCTCAAATTCTTGAAATGATTGAATGGATAGCAGCATTAGATTTAGATCATAAGTTACCTGTCAGTAATAACAATGATCGATTTGATGCGATATCTCTTGGTCTTAATATGTTAAGCGAGGAACTGAAAGATAATGTTGTAGAGAAAGAGCAACTAGATAAAACAAATAAAAAACTTGAGCAGTTCGCATATAGTACTGCCCATGATTTAAAATCTCCTCTCAATTCATTATCCGGACTTGTTTTTCTTTTAGCTAATACTGTCAGTGAAGAAAATAATGATGCACGGGATCTAATAGTAAAAATTGCAAGTACTGTGGATAAAATGAAAAATTTAGTCCATGGAATTCTTGAATATTCAGTGGTTGCAGATCCCACTGAGATGAAAAGTGAGATCAATCTCGAAGAAATAGTCAATGAAATAATAGAGACAGACCGTTATGAAGATGATATTACTGTAAGAGTGGATCATTTTGATAACAAAATAGAGTTCAATCGAACAATCCTGTTGAGGGTTTTGCGAAATCTGATCAGTAATGCTGTAAAATATTGTGATAAACCTACTTGTGAAATAGATATAAAAGTTGAGGAGAAGGATAATAAAGCAGTAATTTCTGTAATGGACAATGGACCCGGGATACCATTTGAAGAAAAGGATAAAATTTTTGAATTATTTCATAAATATGATCCGGACGGAAAACATGAAAGCCAGGGAATCGGCCTTGCAACAGTAAAAAACCTGCTTGAATCAACAGGAGAAGATATATGGGTGGAATCTGAACAAGGAAAGGGTTCAAACTTTTATTTTACCATAGGTGTTAATAATGACAGAATTAACGAATTAAAATGA
- a CDS encoding DUF3347 domain-containing protein has translation MKKSGLISGLSFLLVISLFAMSCGGSSENGTTENESEVHEHDGEMHENHEHDAEMNGDDKSEKTEEVSYEMEADPTTAKAIVEEYLNIKNALVETDAEKTAVAAKSLHLFINEHQVDKMDALSEASNTIANTSDVEQQRKAFEDLSKGVYTMIKSSQIDMPLYQQYCPMAFNNKGASWISSKKEVMNPYFGDKMLNCGKVIEEL, from the coding sequence ATGAAAAAGTCAGGATTAATTTCAGGATTAAGTTTTTTACTTGTAATTTCTTTATTCGCGATGTCATGCGGAGGAAGTTCTGAAAATGGCACAACAGAAAATGAATCAGAAGTGCATGAGCATGATGGAGAAATGCATGAAAATCATGAGCATGATGCCGAAATGAACGGTGATGATAAGTCCGAAAAAACGGAAGAGGTTTCTTATGAAATGGAAGCTGATCCAACAACAGCAAAAGCAATAGTAGAGGAATATTTAAATATAAAAAACGCGTTAGTTGAAACTGATGCTGAAAAAACAGCAGTCGCAGCAAAGTCTTTACATCTTTTCATCAACGAACATCAAGTTGATAAAATGGATGCATTATCTGAAGCAAGCAATACAATTGCCAATACATCGGATGTCGAACAACAAAGAAAAGCTTTCGAAGATCTTTCAAAAGGTGTTTATACAATGATTAAATCATCGCAAATTGATATGCCACTTTATCAACAATATTGTCCAATGGCATTTAACAATAAAGGTGCAAGCTGGATCAGCTCTAAAAAAGAAGTGATGAACCCTTATTTTGGAGACAAAATGCTTAATTGTGGTAAAGTAATAGAGGAATTATAA
- a CDS encoding efflux RND transporter periplasmic adaptor subunit → MKLSNKYKLIMYGIFMLLIGVLSGLFIGGSDGKEQESATEQHDHSEETIYTCSMHPQIRQNEPGDCPICGMDLIPVEDGGDEGLDPDVVTMSETAMQLAKIQTMTVARGNAGKVLRLTGKVKQDERKVFLQTAHIPGRIERLNVNFTGERVKRGQVIAYIYSPELVTAQEELFEAKKIRETQPSLYESAKRKLRNWKLSERQIENIAESGRVRTEFPITADVSGYVVEKTVNIGDHVKQGESLYEIADLSTVWVMFDLYESDLPWVDEGDSITFTIRSIPGKTYESVIDYIDPVIDPQTRVASARVTVKNPDDRLKPEMFATGIVDAKVENIDESIMIPESSVLWTGTRSVVYVRSDSETKTGFQLREVTLGPQANDQYIVLDGLSPGEEIVVNGTFSVDAAAQLADKPSMMNRNVSGLNLEDEININGKEQIENLIDQYLDLKNSLVNDNLNSANTSADKLLTNLNAINLNNFSGEAKTMFDEYKDNLSKSLTIFTSADDIESARDTFITISNQIIEVAEIFNSGSVEYYIQHCPMADSNNGADWLSADEEIRNPYFGDAMLTCGEVKSKIH, encoded by the coding sequence ATGAAACTTTCAAATAAATATAAATTAATAATGTACGGCATTTTTATGCTGTTAATTGGTGTACTATCAGGATTATTCATCGGTGGTTCTGATGGTAAGGAACAAGAATCGGCTACCGAACAACATGATCATTCTGAAGAAACAATCTATACTTGTTCGATGCACCCTCAGATCAGACAAAACGAACCGGGTGATTGCCCAATCTGTGGCATGGACCTTATACCTGTTGAAGATGGTGGCGATGAAGGGCTTGATCCGGATGTCGTAACCATGTCTGAAACGGCCATGCAGCTAGCCAAAATACAAACGATGACCGTGGCCAGGGGAAATGCCGGTAAAGTGTTGAGACTTACTGGAAAAGTAAAGCAGGACGAAAGAAAAGTATTCTTACAAACTGCCCATATCCCTGGAAGAATAGAACGGTTGAATGTAAATTTCACCGGTGAAAGAGTTAAAAGGGGACAGGTGATAGCTTATATCTATTCTCCGGAGCTTGTCACTGCCCAGGAAGAGCTTTTTGAAGCAAAGAAAATCAGGGAAACTCAACCCTCTTTGTATGAATCTGCAAAAAGAAAACTACGAAACTGGAAACTAAGTGAAAGGCAGATCGAAAACATCGCAGAATCGGGAAGGGTAAGAACAGAATTTCCAATTACTGCGGATGTTTCTGGTTATGTGGTAGAAAAGACAGTAAACATAGGTGATCATGTAAAGCAAGGAGAATCATTATACGAAATAGCAGACCTTTCTACAGTCTGGGTTATGTTTGACCTTTATGAAAGCGATCTGCCCTGGGTGGACGAAGGTGATTCTATTACATTTACGATCAGATCCATTCCAGGCAAAACTTATGAGTCGGTCATAGATTATATTGATCCGGTCATTGATCCCCAAACAAGGGTAGCATCTGCCAGAGTCACTGTAAAAAACCCCGACGACAGGCTTAAGCCGGAAATGTTTGCAACAGGAATAGTTGATGCAAAAGTTGAAAATATTGATGAATCAATTATGATTCCCGAATCATCTGTATTATGGACAGGGACACGTTCTGTGGTTTATGTTAGATCTGACAGCGAAACTAAAACCGGTTTTCAACTCCGGGAAGTAACTCTTGGCCCTCAGGCTAATGATCAATATATTGTTTTAGATGGATTGAGTCCGGGTGAAGAAATCGTTGTTAATGGTACTTTTAGTGTCGATGCTGCAGCACAATTAGCTGATAAACCAAGTATGATGAACAGAAATGTTTCAGGATTAAACCTTGAGGATGAAATTAATATAAATGGTAAAGAACAAATTGAAAATTTAATAGATCAATATTTAGATTTAAAAAACAGCCTTGTTAATGATAACCTGAACTCAGCTAATACATCTGCAGATAAGTTATTGACTAATCTAAATGCGATCAATCTGAACAACTTTTCAGGAGAAGCTAAAACCATGTTTGATGAATACAAGGACAACCTGTCTAAATCACTAACTATATTCACGAGTGCTGATGATATCGAAAGTGCAAGGGATACGTTTATTACTATATCCAATCAAATAATTGAAGTCGCCGAGATATTTAACTCTGGATCCGTCGAATATTATATTCAGCATTGCCCAATGGCCGATAGTAATAATGGGGCTGATTGGTTAAGTGCAGATGAAGAAATCAGGAATCCGTATTTTGGAGATGCGATGCTTACTTGTGGAGAAGTAAAAAGCAAGATACACTAA